A single window of Methylomarinum sp. Ch1-1 DNA harbors:
- a CDS encoding ferritin-like domain-containing protein, with amino-acid sequence MENIFTLAAQCLQRNEIDEKLALTHQAFQCANSNSLSFQSNDDVLPIGVTVFPSRPELLSPRDMPRRALTSDSGRAAFFHALAHIEFVAIYLAWDIVYRFRGLPEQFYRDWLRVADEEAQHFALLRKHLMAMGVDYGDLPAHRGLWDHAEDTAADLLARLALVPRCMEARGLDVTPAMIEKFKRMGDDDSVRILSRILEDEVGHVELGSYWFKYFCRTRGYEPEEKYRQLIVRYYKGKPKGPFNREMRIIAGFSNVEIDWLESRANE; translated from the coding sequence GTGGAAAATATTTTTACCCTTGCTGCGCAATGTTTGCAGCGTAACGAGATCGATGAAAAACTGGCGCTGACTCATCAGGCGTTTCAGTGCGCTAATAGCAATTCCTTGTCTTTTCAGTCGAACGATGACGTTTTACCGATAGGGGTGACGGTTTTCCCAAGCAGGCCTGAATTGTTGTCGCCCAGGGATATGCCGCGTCGGGCGCTTACCAGTGACAGCGGCAGGGCAGCCTTTTTTCATGCGCTCGCCCATATTGAATTTGTCGCGATCTATTTAGCCTGGGACATCGTTTACAGATTTCGCGGCTTGCCGGAACAATTTTATCGGGACTGGTTGCGCGTCGCGGATGAGGAGGCGCAGCATTTTGCCCTGTTGCGCAAGCATTTGATGGCGATGGGTGTCGATTATGGGGATTTGCCTGCACACCGAGGCTTGTGGGATCATGCCGAAGACACGGCGGCGGATTTGCTCGCCCGTCTGGCGTTGGTGCCGCGTTGCATGGAAGCAAGGGGGCTGGATGTCACGCCGGCGATGATAGAAAAATTCAAGCGCATGGGGGATGACGATAGCGTGAGGATTCTTTCGCGTATTCTTGAGGACGAGGTCGGGCATGTGGAGTTGGGATCTTATTGGTTTAAATATTTCTGTAGAACACGGGGCTATGAACCGGAAGAAAAATATCGGCAATTGATCGTAAGGTATTACAAAGGCAAACCGAAAGGGCCTTTTAATCGAGAAATGCGTATAATTGCTGGATTCTCGAATGTTGAAATAGATTGGCTGGAAAGTAGAGCAAATGAATAA
- a CDS encoding NnrS family protein: protein MNKKPVFNYPLFAMGFRAFFTLAGLSALLLIAAWTSIFDGSLKTDNYFASVYWHAHEMLLGYSVAVIAGFLLTAVRNWTGIETITYDKLAALFLLWIYGRIVPFYSELLPDLLIAAIDFAFLPLLVYYISVPILKAGNYKNLIFSALLLLLAVGNALVHAEILGFSENTAWLGLNIVVAVIIGMILVIAGRIFPYFTERGLSGVIAIRNPLLDMLSVAAAIVAFILVIAGVSGGYLLAAALLALGLNVVRAVGWYDARIWFVPLLWVLYVGYAWIMLGFIMLALAAYQIVPFSLAMHAFTVGGIGVLTLGMMARVSLGHSGRALRVSNMLALAFVLINVAALFRALLPALMPDWYGGLLIASTYCWLAAFSLFVLHSYPILTEPRPDGREG from the coding sequence ATGAATAAAAAACCGGTTTTTAATTATCCATTGTTTGCCATGGGATTCAGGGCTTTTTTTACCTTGGCGGGCTTATCGGCATTGCTGTTGATTGCGGCATGGACCTCTATTTTCGACGGCTCATTGAAAACAGACAATTACTTCGCTAGCGTTTATTGGCATGCGCATGAGATGTTATTGGGGTATTCCGTTGCGGTGATCGCCGGTTTCTTATTGACGGCGGTGAGAAATTGGACCGGTATCGAAACGATCACCTATGACAAGCTGGCGGCGCTTTTTTTGTTGTGGATTTATGGGCGCATCGTTCCTTTTTATTCTGAATTGCTGCCGGATTTACTGATCGCGGCGATCGATTTTGCTTTTCTGCCGCTGCTGGTTTATTACATCAGTGTGCCTATATTAAAGGCGGGCAATTATAAAAACCTGATTTTTTCCGCATTGTTATTGCTGCTAGCAGTCGGCAATGCCTTGGTTCATGCCGAGATACTCGGTTTTAGTGAAAACACGGCTTGGTTGGGGTTGAATATCGTCGTCGCCGTCATTATCGGCATGATACTGGTGATCGCCGGTCGAATTTTTCCCTACTTTACCGAACGAGGGTTGAGTGGCGTTATCGCGATCAGAAATCCGTTGCTGGATATGTTGTCTGTCGCCGCCGCCATTGTCGCATTTATCCTGGTGATCGCCGGGGTGTCGGGCGGTTATTTGCTTGCCGCGGCCTTGCTTGCTTTAGGCTTGAATGTGGTCCGCGCGGTGGGGTGGTATGATGCCCGCATCTGGTTTGTGCCTTTGCTCTGGGTGTTGTATGTCGGTTATGCCTGGATCATGCTCGGCTTTATCATGTTGGCGCTGGCGGCTTACCAAATCGTGCCGTTTTCATTGGCTATGCATGCGTTTACCGTCGGCGGAATCGGTGTATTGACGCTGGGCATGATGGCGCGGGTGTCGTTAGGCCATAGCGGTCGCGCTTTGCGCGTTTCTAATATGTTGGCGCTGGCTTTCGTGCTGATCAATGTCGCCGCACTGTTCAGGGCGCTGTTACCGGCGCTGATGCCGGATTGGTATGGTGGCTTGCTTATCGCGTCGACCTATTGTTGGTTGGCGGCGTTCTCTTTATTCGTATTGCATTCCTATCCGATCTTAACCGAACCCAGGCCTGACGGCCGGGAAGGCTGA